In Oncorhynchus clarkii lewisi isolate Uvic-CL-2024 chromosome 2, UVic_Ocla_1.0, whole genome shotgun sequence, one DNA window encodes the following:
- the LOC139377226 gene encoding tubulin-folding cofactor B-like has product MDGSSWRSYIGPHRVFVPHSPLDLQTGHRVRVLLPSGQISTGTIRYLGYLDGEPDFHMGVELESLEHGQQDGTHRGQCYIECEAGHGAFVPFTKLLMAWE; this is encoded by the exons TGGGAGCTCCTGGAGGAGCTACATCGGTCCACACCGGGTCTTTGTGCCTCACTCCCCCCTAGACCTGCAGACGGGACACCGGGTTCGAGTCCTGCTGCCCTCGGGACAGATCAGCACAGGCACGATTCGTTACCTGGGCTACCTGGACGGGGAGCCAGACTTCCATATGGGAGTGGAGCTGGAATCACTTGAACACGGGCAGCAAGATGGCACACACAGGGGACAGTGCTACATTGAATG CGAGGCTGGCCATGGTGCCTTTGTGCCATTCACCAAGCTGTTGATGGCCTGGGAGTGA